A stretch of Candidatus Vicinibacter affinis DNA encodes these proteins:
- a CDS encoding MATE family efflux transporter has translation MQRQSSQKFSRLFFLIRQSLKGEEHDYTQGSIQSAIVLLAIPMILELSLESVFAVVDMYFVSKLPDSRAAVATVGLTESMVALIYTMGIGLSTAATALVARRIGEKDIEKASHAGAQSIILAILISVIMAISGYCYAPDLLRLMGAQPEVIHTGTDFSRIMLGGTTAIILLFLINGIFRGAGDPMIAMKSLWLASLLNIILCPLLIYGYGIFPELGLTGAAVATTIGRTAGVIYQSYHLFKGSGMLKIKRHHFKLDWSIQKSIVSLAWPATLQFFIQSGSWIFLAFLVSSTGSTDASAGYQIAIRNVVFFILPAWGLSNAAATLVGQNLGAGNPDRAQKSVLLTTKYNVYFMAAVMMLFILFSSPIISIFTNQEEVHRYGVLALQIMGAGYIFYGIGMVMMQALNGAGDTRTPTWINFIGFWLFQIPAAIFMAKILNWGPTGAFIAIPLAETLVALAAWYYFKKGSWKQIKI, from the coding sequence ATGCAAAGACAAAGCAGCCAAAAATTTTCCAGATTATTTTTCTTAATTCGTCAATCGCTGAAAGGCGAGGAGCATGACTATACACAAGGAAGTATTCAGTCTGCAATTGTACTGCTTGCGATTCCCATGATTCTTGAATTGAGTTTGGAATCCGTATTTGCAGTGGTAGACATGTACTTTGTCAGTAAATTGCCAGATAGCCGGGCAGCAGTTGCAACGGTAGGACTTACGGAATCCATGGTCGCTCTTATTTATACCATGGGCATTGGTTTGAGCACAGCAGCCACCGCTTTGGTTGCCAGAAGGATTGGAGAAAAAGACATTGAAAAAGCTTCCCATGCGGGTGCACAGTCAATTATTTTAGCGATTCTGATTTCAGTTATAATGGCCATTTCGGGTTATTGTTATGCGCCAGATTTATTGAGGTTAATGGGAGCTCAGCCGGAAGTAATACACACAGGAACTGATTTTAGTCGCATCATGCTGGGTGGTACTACTGCAATTATATTATTGTTTTTAATCAATGGAATTTTTAGGGGGGCAGGCGATCCGATGATAGCTATGAAAAGTCTGTGGCTTGCGAGTTTATTAAATATTATACTCTGTCCATTATTGATTTATGGCTATGGAATTTTTCCTGAGCTAGGACTTACCGGTGCCGCTGTTGCGACTACTATTGGAAGAACTGCCGGTGTAATTTACCAAAGTTATCACCTTTTCAAAGGTTCCGGTATGCTTAAAATAAAGAGGCATCATTTTAAATTAGATTGGAGTATTCAAAAATCGATCGTATCCCTTGCCTGGCCGGCCACGCTACAATTTTTTATTCAGAGTGGGAGTTGGATATTTCTTGCATTCCTTGTTTCATCAACTGGAAGTACGGATGCCAGCGCGGGTTACCAGATTGCGATTAGAAATGTGGTGTTTTTTATCTTACCGGCATGGGGCTTGTCCAATGCTGCGGCTACTTTGGTGGGACAAAATCTGGGTGCAGGAAACCCAGATCGTGCGCAGAAAAGTGTATTGCTTACTACTAAATACAATGTTTATTTTATGGCAGCCGTGATGATGTTGTTTATCCTGTTTTCTTCCCCAATAATTTCAATTTTTACCAATCAAGAAGAAGTGCATCGGTATGGTGTGTTGGCTTTACAAATTATGGGGGCAGGTTATATTTTTTATGGAATTGGTATGGTGATGATGCAAGCGTTGAATGGAGCCGGCGACACCAGGACTCCTACCTGGATTAATTTCATTGGTTTCTGGTTGTTTCAAATTCCGGCAGCAATTTTTATGGCCAAGATCTTAAACTGGGGTCCGACAGGTGCTTTTATAGCCATTCCATTGG
- a CDS encoding aspartate-semialdehyde dehydrogenase produces the protein MKIAVVGVTGMVGQVMLQVLKEMGFASAELIPVASEQSIGKTILWNDRTIPIISMEDAIALKPAIAIFSAGGATSTEFAPKFAAAGSYVIDNSSAWRMDPSCPLVVPEINSGSITEQTKIIANPNCSTIQMVMALAPLHRQYSIDRIVVSTYQSFTGTGMKAVRQYEAERDGNPVPEPRAYHHPIFENCIPHCDVFLENGYTKEEMKLVHETRKILCDPSLKITATAVRVPVHGGHSESVNVTFKKDFHISDIRNLLKQAPGLVLLDNPEKYEYPTPLLAKNMNEVFVGRIRLDESQPRTINLWITADNLRKGAATNAVQIAKYLVEQGFC, from the coding sequence ATGAAGATAGCTGTTGTAGGAGTTACCGGAATGGTTGGCCAGGTAATGTTGCAGGTACTGAAGGAGATGGGATTTGCTTCAGCAGAATTGATTCCGGTAGCTTCTGAACAATCAATAGGCAAAACCATTTTATGGAATGACCGGACAATTCCAATCATAAGTATGGAAGATGCAATTGCACTTAAACCGGCCATTGCAATATTTTCTGCGGGCGGAGCTACCTCCACAGAATTTGCCCCGAAGTTTGCAGCTGCGGGAAGTTATGTTATAGACAACTCCTCTGCGTGGAGGATGGATCCTTCTTGTCCACTTGTGGTACCGGAAATTAACAGTGGAAGTATCACTGAACAAACTAAAATAATTGCCAATCCGAATTGCTCCACAATACAGATGGTCATGGCTCTGGCACCCCTTCACCGTCAATATTCAATTGATCGAATAGTAGTGTCAACCTACCAGTCATTCACAGGGACCGGAATGAAAGCCGTCAGGCAATACGAAGCCGAAAGAGATGGAAATCCAGTACCCGAACCAAGGGCATATCACCATCCAATATTTGAAAATTGCATTCCGCACTGTGATGTTTTTCTGGAAAATGGTTATACCAAAGAAGAGATGAAATTGGTGCATGAGACGAGAAAGATATTGTGTGATCCATCACTTAAAATTACGGCAACGGCTGTGCGTGTTCCGGTCCATGGAGGTCACTCGGAGTCCGTGAATGTTACTTTTAAGAAAGACTTTCATATTTCAGATATCAGGAATTTGTTGAAGCAAGCGCCTGGCTTGGTTTTATTGGACAATCCGGAGAAATATGAATATCCTACTCCTTTGTTGGCTAAAAATATGAATGAGGTTTTTGTTGGTCGGATAAGACTGGATGAATCCCAACCAAGGACTATAAATCTTTGGATTACAGCAGACAATTTACGCAAAGGTGCCGCAACGAATGCTGTTCAGATTGCAAAATACCTGGTGGAGCAAGGTTTTTGTTGA
- a CDS encoding lamin tail domain-containing protein has product MKSRYSVLLCLLLPLFVSAQWYESFNDGHLNLWTGDVTEFKVNQENQLNLFAGGPGESSIFRSYRYSSDSMIWTIYCKLLFNPSASNKLKIYLAADVPNPIFSDGYYLEIGENGNEDRWQLYALQNKKISLLGSGIIGKFSSDPVECRFSIKRMSDTLWLVSTDYTGDNNFMVETEIYDSIQLDLKDSYFGIHCYYTETRKDKFIFDDIGIRVEDLDTIAPYIIKAEVLDDSKLKIEFNEFTNELQTLNVTNYSLDSFTHPLKVDKCPPNDRNLILTFDKAFEPEKKYRLFYKDIQDISGNQVRENQYINFNSQKHYPAKSGEILINEFMADPSPTAGLPETEFIELLNISGKHLQLKNLSIADGSSISENFPDFIIEPDSFILIYHKADSSLFKNYGKGIGLSKFPTINNSEEILRLFDASGDLIHQVNFSDSWYQNSFKKNGGYSLELKKPLQFCKGSEVWGPTEHILGGTPGIINTGYDKETDQIAPELITYAVSNSFELELIFNESLDPASVEQIINFRLNNDLVPTTANLHSTENSKVILFFDMPLVSGNKYLLNIKNLADCSGNSMSEIDVEIYIPGVPELGDLSWNEILFNPESGGEDFVELYNKSNKAINIRDLYISNPLSEPRFIKINSDYLLLPQSYVALTRDKESLINLYPYSEAHHIVETEIPSFDDQSGCLLLAIQIHNSLVVIDSLQYSQDWHNPLLINKEGVSLEKINPSLLTANKNHWQSASSGVKYATPGIQNSQYLDEITKKNKPYNLSSIIISPDQDGYRDFLSIEFNLELSGYKIRAEIYDLFGQLIRVISHQILGPHELLKWNGIDKNEQKIPSGNYILSMQLIHPEGSKHVYKELIVVDNGKK; this is encoded by the coding sequence ATGAAGAGCAGATATTCTGTATTACTTTGTTTGCTATTGCCTTTATTCGTCTCTGCACAATGGTACGAATCATTTAATGATGGTCACTTAAATCTATGGACGGGCGATGTAACTGAATTTAAAGTCAATCAAGAAAACCAACTTAATTTATTTGCGGGTGGCCCCGGTGAAAGCAGTATATTCAGATCATACCGATACAGTTCAGACAGCATGATTTGGACCATTTATTGCAAGCTGCTATTTAATCCCTCTGCCTCAAATAAACTTAAAATTTACTTGGCTGCAGATGTACCCAATCCTATATTTTCTGATGGATATTATCTTGAAATTGGCGAAAATGGAAATGAGGATCGCTGGCAACTATATGCCCTGCAAAACAAAAAGATATCGTTACTGGGATCAGGAATTATTGGAAAATTTTCTTCTGATCCGGTCGAATGCAGATTTTCAATAAAACGAATGTCAGACACACTTTGGTTAGTTTCTACTGATTATACTGGAGATAATAACTTCATGGTTGAAACCGAAATTTACGATTCTATTCAATTAGATCTTAAAGATTCATATTTTGGCATTCATTGTTATTATACTGAAACCAGAAAAGACAAATTTATATTTGATGATATTGGAATAAGAGTTGAGGATTTGGATACCATAGCTCCATACATTATTAAGGCAGAAGTATTGGATGATTCCAAATTGAAAATTGAATTCAATGAATTTACGAACGAACTGCAAACATTAAACGTTACTAACTACTCCTTGGATTCATTTACACATCCTTTAAAGGTAGATAAATGCCCACCTAATGACAGGAATTTAATTTTAACCTTTGACAAAGCCTTCGAACCAGAAAAAAAGTATCGTCTCTTTTATAAAGATATCCAGGATATTTCAGGTAACCAGGTCCGTGAAAATCAATACATCAACTTTAATTCACAGAAACACTATCCTGCAAAATCCGGAGAAATTCTGATCAATGAATTCATGGCAGATCCCAGTCCAACAGCAGGACTTCCGGAAACTGAATTTATTGAACTGCTGAACATTTCAGGAAAACATCTTCAACTTAAAAATTTAAGTATTGCTGATGGTTCCAGTATTTCGGAAAACTTTCCGGATTTTATAATTGAGCCGGATTCATTCATTCTCATTTACCATAAAGCTGACTCTTCGCTATTTAAGAATTATGGAAAAGGAATTGGTCTCTCTAAATTTCCAACCATTAACAACTCTGAAGAAATCCTTCGATTGTTTGATGCATCCGGTGATCTTATACACCAGGTAAATTTTTCAGACTCATGGTATCAAAATAGTTTTAAAAAAAATGGTGGCTACAGTTTAGAATTAAAAAAACCATTACAATTTTGCAAAGGTTCAGAAGTTTGGGGGCCCACTGAACATATCTTAGGTGGTACACCTGGAATTATAAATACTGGATATGATAAAGAAACTGACCAAATTGCGCCTGAATTAATCACTTACGCAGTATCCAATTCATTTGAGCTAGAGCTGATTTTTAATGAATCTTTAGACCCGGCTTCTGTGGAACAAATTATTAACTTTCGATTGAATAATGATTTAGTCCCCACCACTGCAAATTTACATTCCACTGAAAACAGTAAAGTGATTCTATTTTTTGACATGCCTCTTGTAAGTGGAAATAAATATTTGCTAAATATTAAAAATCTTGCCGACTGCTCAGGAAATTCAATGTCGGAAATAGATGTGGAAATTTATATTCCCGGTGTCCCAGAACTTGGAGATCTTAGTTGGAATGAAATTCTTTTTAATCCGGAATCAGGTGGCGAAGATTTTGTGGAACTTTATAATAAAAGTAATAAAGCAATTAATATAAGAGATCTGTATATTTCAAATCCACTCTCTGAACCCAGATTCATCAAAATAAATTCTGATTATCTTTTATTACCTCAATCTTATGTTGCGCTTACACGTGATAAAGAGAGTTTGATCAATCTATATCCTTATTCTGAAGCACATCATATTGTAGAGACTGAAATTCCTTCTTTCGATGATCAAAGTGGGTGCCTTCTATTAGCGATCCAAATACACAACAGTCTGGTAGTGATAGATTCCTTACAATATTCGCAAGACTGGCATAATCCATTACTAATCAACAAAGAAGGTGTTTCACTGGAAAAAATAAACCCATCTCTGCTAACAGCAAATAAAAATCATTGGCAATCTGCTTCATCGGGTGTAAAATATGCTACTCCTGGAATTCAAAACAGTCAATATTTGGATGAAATAACAAAAAAAAATAAACCATACAACCTATCATCCATTATCATCAGCCCGGATCAGGATGGCTATAGAGACTTTCTGAGCATTGAATTCAATCTTGAACTGAGTGGTTATAAAATCAGAGCAGAAATTTATGACTTGTTTGGGCAATTGATCCGTGTCATCAGTCATCAGATTCTTGGACCTCATGAACTTTTGAAATGGAATGGCATTGACAAAAATGAACAAAAAATACCTTCAGGAAACTATATATTAAGTATGCAACTCATTCATCCTGAAGGTTCAAAACATGTATATAAAGAACTGATTGTCGTCGATAATGGGAAGAAGTAA
- a CDS encoding endonuclease/exonuclease/phosphatase family protein, with protein MNSQESHWFKNRIFQWSVVIGIIGISTLFLFPPEYLFVKQIAKYATYWMFACLAIGILFMFLDINWILYIAFGCAGFLALFLQLSFNTSIKFASENSDLSISVLFANPSLSTDDRDNTFRILDSIQADLVIFEELTPEWRELTNLFVKNYPSNITIFRIDPMGKGIFSKKSFQEVDTISIYNNPVILAHLKNSENQDFIVGICNSTPPFTLHDYNKLNLFLDTLSHALNLSLSPKILATNLNIEPWSRELREFRNQTNLMSSRRQNNEGLNNKTLLSVFNAPNGEIIFSKDFECSYFNVITDSNGNPIGILGKYQFIKKTPANQK; from the coding sequence TTGAATTCTCAGGAATCACATTGGTTTAAAAATAGAATATTTCAGTGGTCAGTGGTAATTGGAATCATAGGCATCAGTACCTTGTTTTTGTTTCCTCCTGAGTATTTATTTGTTAAACAGATTGCAAAGTATGCCACCTATTGGATGTTTGCTTGTCTGGCTATTGGGATTCTTTTTATGTTTCTAGATATTAATTGGATTTTGTATATAGCCTTTGGATGTGCCGGATTTTTAGCCTTGTTTTTGCAATTATCTTTCAACACCTCTATAAAATTTGCATCAGAAAATTCAGATCTATCTATTTCCGTTTTATTTGCCAATCCTTCACTAAGCACAGATGACAGAGATAATACCTTCAGAATTTTGGACAGCATTCAGGCGGATTTGGTCATTTTCGAAGAATTAACCCCTGAGTGGAGAGAATTAACCAATTTGTTCGTTAAAAACTATCCTTCCAACATTACAATATTTCGAATAGACCCTATGGGAAAAGGAATTTTTAGTAAAAAAAGTTTCCAGGAAGTGGATACCATTTCCATTTACAACAATCCGGTAATATTGGCCCATTTAAAAAATTCTGAAAATCAGGATTTCATTGTAGGAATTTGCAACAGTACTCCTCCATTTACGCTACATGATTACAACAAATTAAATTTGTTTCTGGATACTCTTTCACATGCGCTCAATCTATCACTTTCACCCAAAATTTTAGCTACGAACCTAAATATTGAACCTTGGTCACGAGAATTGCGAGAGTTTAGAAATCAAACAAACCTCATGTCCAGCAGGAGACAGAATAACGAAGGATTAAACAACAAAACCCTATTAAGCGTTTTTAATGCCCCAAATGGTGAAATCATTTTCAGTAAGGATTTTGAATGTTCCTATTTTAATGTGATTACAGATTCAAATGGTAATCCCATCGGCATTTTAGGAAAATATCAATTTATTAAGAAAACTCCTGCCAATCAAAAATAA
- a CDS encoding M1 family metallopeptidase, with protein MTTTKNEKPCAGRFMLLLIFLFSLHLERSFAQQKNYFQQIVDYKIEVTLDDENHLLQGKISMQYTNKSPDVLDRIGMHLWPNAFSNKNTEFGKQKLLHRKTKFYDAKPDELGSIQNLRFTVNKDEVRLEYLKNKPDQAWLHLKNPLLPGNTIIIETPFTVKIPVSFSRLGHVGQTYQITQWYPKPAVYDHKGWHLMPNLDQGEFYSEFGNFEVSIKIPENYVVGATGTLETETEKEFLKQRISLTDQFIKDGVEKFSNLLASSKKFKIITYKAEQVHDFAWFADKKFYVQKDEVVLESGKKIETWAMFNTLGAWTDAVKYVGRAIAFYSKHIGEYPYPQATAVHSALSAGAGMEYPMITVIGNERFAKSLDQVITHEVGHNWFYGILASNEREHPYLDEGLNSYYEDRYMEEYYPNSSNDNLGMMSKFTGGFEENELIYQYMGRSYLDQFPDQHSENFSLINYGNDVYTKSSRLFEDAEEYLGVDNFDRIMKKYYEAWKFKHPYPEDLEKVYSENTEKNMDWLFHYFLTTNKKMDYRISKIKHQNDSVLLSIKNSGQVPAPFLITGMQENQIKYSKWIDGFQGSRKVTLPKESVDHYIIDPKFQSYDLYRHNNTIRNHGIFKKIEPLQFKLFPVVDNPGKTEIGITPVVGRNSYNGFMAGLYISQPYFPPRVWTFNAMPMYSFGNKSLSGKAHAAWSKHFSEGALHSIKIGIHAKRFGYDEKQVLKEALNYMQFSPYVEVTLNTPPSKFIQSKFSYQFHHIRDEVTDFNATDSTFRISHLNNQIHELKYIYENPKILSPQSFTALLQFENYQDAFAKNQNYLRADLEFNQKFRIQNKRYFELRVAGSFFPLNSQRKSTAIAARNEQNFIRGSAGASFQGYHDYTNENLFLGRSRDEGIWSQQIMIRQGGMKIAPGISQRNNLGNTNQFLTAVNLSTDLPIKYIGNIIRPYFDAVYMDDNFSNKNVWLMSGGINIHIAGDVWNIYFPLYHSTNIRDLYKSLNGNSYGKQICFSFQLKFFKLYDILSLI; from the coding sequence ATGACCACAACTAAAAATGAAAAACCATGTGCTGGCAGATTTATGCTTCTTTTAATCTTTCTTTTCAGCCTGCATCTGGAAAGAAGTTTTGCACAACAAAAAAACTACTTTCAACAGATCGTTGATTATAAAATAGAAGTAACCCTCGATGATGAAAACCACTTGCTTCAGGGTAAGATTTCTATGCAATACACCAATAAAAGTCCTGACGTGTTGGATCGGATTGGGATGCATCTTTGGCCGAACGCCTTTTCCAATAAAAACACAGAATTTGGGAAACAAAAGCTCCTTCATAGAAAAACTAAATTCTACGATGCAAAACCGGATGAACTAGGATCCATTCAAAACCTACGATTTACCGTTAATAAGGATGAAGTAAGATTAGAGTACTTAAAGAATAAACCTGATCAGGCATGGTTGCATTTAAAAAATCCGCTGTTACCAGGTAATACAATCATCATTGAGACTCCATTTACAGTTAAAATTCCCGTTTCATTCAGCCGTCTTGGGCATGTGGGTCAGACTTATCAAATTACTCAATGGTATCCTAAACCGGCTGTCTATGATCACAAAGGCTGGCACCTAATGCCCAATTTAGATCAGGGAGAATTTTATTCTGAGTTCGGAAACTTTGAGGTCTCCATTAAAATTCCGGAAAACTATGTAGTCGGAGCCACGGGAACTCTTGAAACGGAAACTGAGAAAGAATTTTTGAAACAACGAATCTCATTAACAGACCAGTTTATCAAGGATGGAGTAGAAAAATTTTCAAATTTACTCGCATCCTCTAAGAAATTTAAAATCATCACTTACAAAGCCGAGCAGGTTCATGATTTTGCCTGGTTTGCCGACAAAAAATTCTATGTACAAAAAGATGAAGTGGTCTTGGAATCCGGAAAAAAAATAGAAACATGGGCCATGTTTAATACACTGGGTGCCTGGACAGATGCTGTGAAATATGTAGGCCGTGCCATTGCATTTTACTCCAAGCACATTGGAGAATACCCCTATCCTCAGGCAACTGCCGTTCACAGTGCTTTGAGTGCAGGGGCAGGAATGGAGTATCCCATGATCACAGTAATTGGTAATGAACGCTTTGCAAAAAGTTTGGATCAAGTGATAACCCATGAAGTTGGACACAATTGGTTCTATGGAATTCTTGCATCCAACGAAAGGGAGCATCCTTATTTGGATGAAGGATTAAATTCCTACTATGAAGACAGATATATGGAAGAATATTATCCAAACTCTTCCAATGACAATCTCGGAATGATGTCTAAATTCACGGGAGGGTTTGAAGAAAATGAACTGATTTATCAATACATGGGAAGATCTTATCTAGATCAGTTTCCTGACCAACACAGTGAAAATTTTAGTCTGATAAATTACGGAAATGATGTATACACAAAATCTTCCAGACTGTTTGAAGATGCTGAGGAGTATCTTGGTGTGGACAATTTTGACCGGATTATGAAAAAATATTATGAGGCCTGGAAATTCAAACATCCATATCCGGAAGACCTCGAAAAAGTCTATTCCGAAAATACAGAGAAGAACATGGACTGGCTGTTCCACTATTTTCTGACCACCAATAAAAAAATGGATTACCGCATCAGCAAAATCAAGCATCAAAATGACTCTGTCCTACTCTCAATAAAAAATTCAGGACAAGTTCCTGCGCCTTTTTTAATTACCGGTATGCAGGAGAATCAAATCAAATATTCCAAATGGATCGATGGTTTCCAAGGAAGCCGTAAAGTAACTCTGCCAAAAGAAAGTGTAGACCATTATATTATTGATCCCAAATTTCAAAGCTATGATTTGTACCGTCATAACAACACCATCCGCAATCATGGCATTTTTAAAAAAATCGAACCACTTCAATTTAAACTATTTCCTGTAGTGGACAATCCAGGAAAAACCGAAATAGGAATTACTCCTGTCGTTGGCAGGAATTCCTACAATGGGTTTATGGCGGGTTTATATATTTCTCAACCTTATTTTCCACCAAGAGTTTGGACTTTTAATGCCATGCCGATGTACTCTTTTGGCAATAAAAGCCTGAGCGGAAAGGCTCATGCTGCCTGGTCAAAACATTTCAGTGAAGGGGCTCTGCACTCAATTAAAATTGGAATACACGCCAAAAGATTTGGGTATGATGAAAAGCAGGTATTAAAGGAAGCTTTAAATTATATGCAATTCAGTCCTTATGTAGAAGTTACGTTGAATACGCCACCTTCAAAATTTATTCAATCTAAATTTTCCTATCAATTTCATCACATAAGAGATGAGGTGACCGATTTTAACGCAACAGATTCAACTTTCAGAATAAGTCATCTCAACAATCAAATCCATGAACTAAAATATATTTATGAAAATCCTAAAATCTTATCACCTCAATCTTTTACAGCCTTGTTACAATTTGAAAATTATCAGGATGCCTTCGCTAAAAACCAAAATTATTTAAGAGCAGATCTTGAATTCAATCAAAAATTCAGAATCCAAAATAAAAGATATTTTGAATTAAGGGTGGCTGGATCTTTCTTTCCATTAAATTCACAAAGAAAATCTACAGCAATTGCTGCAAGAAACGAACAAAATTTTATTCGTGGTTCCGCAGGTGCCTCCTTTCAGGGATATCACGATTATACCAATGAAAATCTATTTTTGGGTAGAAGCAGAGATGAAGGAATATGGTCACAACAAATTATGATCCGTCAAGGCGGTATGAAAATTGCTCCTGGAATAAGTCAAAGAAATAATTTGGGAAATACCAACCAATTTCTAACTGCTGTCAATTTAAGTACAGATCTTCCAATCAAATATATAGGTAACATAATTCGACCCTATTTTGATGCGGTATACATGGATGACAATTTTTCAAATAAAAATGTTTGGCTAATGAGTGGAGGCATAAATATTCATATAGCGGGTGATGTATGGAACATTTATTTTCCATTGTACCATTCAACCAACATAAGGGATTTGTATAAAAGTCTGAATGGAAATTCATATGGCAAACAAATCTGCTTCTCTTTTCAGCTTAAATTTTTTAAACTTTATGATATTCTGAGCCTTATATAA
- a CDS encoding enoyl-CoA hydratase/isomerase family protein, whose protein sequence is MQNLEVQIDNHILYIYLNRPDVFNSFNREMSLELQEALDRAYSNDEIRVVYLSGKGKAFCAGQDLKEAVDPEGPEIRTILEEHYNPLILRIRKLNKPVIAAVNGVAAGAGANLALACDIVVANEGASFIQAFSKIGLIPDCSGTFMLPRLIGWQRASALMMTAEKVSAHEAQQMGMIYKVFANDDFERSSKELASQIAAMPTKGLIYTKYALNESIHHGLEAQLETELKFQILASQTHDFKEGVSAFIEKRKPEFIGK, encoded by the coding sequence ATGCAAAATCTGGAAGTTCAAATAGACAATCACATACTCTACATTTACCTTAACAGACCTGATGTTTTTAATAGCTTCAATCGTGAAATGTCACTTGAATTGCAAGAAGCCTTGGATCGTGCTTACTCAAATGATGAAATCAGAGTAGTCTATTTATCCGGAAAAGGGAAGGCTTTTTGTGCAGGACAAGATCTGAAAGAAGCAGTCGACCCTGAAGGGCCGGAAATCAGAACCATTTTAGAAGAACATTACAATCCCCTCATACTGCGCATCAGAAAACTTAACAAACCTGTCATTGCTGCAGTGAATGGGGTTGCCGCAGGAGCGGGTGCCAATCTGGCCCTGGCATGTGATATTGTGGTGGCCAATGAAGGGGCTTCTTTTATACAGGCTTTTAGTAAAATCGGCTTGATTCCGGATTGTAGTGGAACATTTATGTTGCCAAGATTAATTGGATGGCAGAGAGCTTCTGCCCTAATGATGACCGCAGAAAAAGTATCCGCTCATGAGGCACAACAAATGGGAATGATTTATAAAGTGTTTGCAAATGATGATTTTGAAAGATCTAGTAAAGAACTTGCTTCCCAAATTGCAGCAATGCCTACCAAAGGATTGATCTATACAAAATATGCACTTAACGAATCCATCCATCACGGATTGGAAGCACAATTAGAAACTGAATTAAAATTTCAAATATTGGCATCTCAAACTCATGACTTCAAGGAAGGAGTAAGTGCTTTTATTGAAAAAAGAAAACCTGAATTTATTGGTAAATAA
- a CDS encoding DUF4397 domain-containing protein, whose product MNRIMYLFGIAILIGSLVTLSSCKKEDDPGPAKVAFINASPDGGIMNVVIKDSASYFGSVGFSSFISYKNVDPGNQVINVKDKSNGSTLINSSYDFGGDKAYTLVALNPKSSLEVIVFNDTHETPDTSMAYLRFAHLISNGPSVDIYIDGVKVSNSLSYKQYTNFGSVAAKPITVEVKLPGTSVALFSLSNYKVAAGKSYTIFAYGLIGGSGLNAPGLNSMLNN is encoded by the coding sequence ATGAACAGAATAATGTATTTGTTTGGTATTGCCATTTTGATCGGCAGTTTGGTTACCCTAAGTTCCTGTAAAAAGGAAGATGATCCTGGTCCTGCGAAAGTAGCATTTATTAATGCATCACCGGATGGAGGAATAATGAATGTAGTCATTAAAGATTCAGCCAGTTATTTTGGTTCAGTAGGATTTTCCAGTTTTATTAGTTATAAGAATGTTGACCCGGGCAATCAGGTAATCAACGTTAAGGATAAATCAAATGGAAGCACTTTGATCAATTCAAGTTATGATTTCGGGGGGGACAAGGCCTATACTCTTGTTGCACTCAATCCAAAATCGAGTCTTGAGGTTATTGTTTTTAACGACACCCATGAAACACCGGATACTTCAATGGCCTATTTACGTTTTGCACATTTGATTTCAAATGGTCCTTCCGTTGATATTTATATTGATGGCGTAAAGGTGTCCAACAGTTTGTCCTATAAACAATATACAAATTTTGGAAGCGTGGCAGCTAAGCCAATTACAGTAGAAGTTAAACTACCCGGCACCAGTGTTGCCTTGTTCAGTTTGTCAAATTATAAGGTGGCTGCAGGAAAGAGTTATACCATTTTTGCATATGGATTAATCGGAGGAAGTGGATTAAATGCACCCGGTTTAAATTCCATGCTAAACAATTAA